A genomic segment from Deltaproteobacteria bacterium encodes:
- a CDS encoding transposase gives MAKPSRWSAEKRYQIVKEALSQKEPLGQIARRHQVSEGLIYRCGISSKAAKRR, from the coding sequence ATGGCCAAACCGAGTCGATGGAGCGCGGAGAAGCGTTACCAGATCGTGAAAGAAGCGCTCAGTCAGAAGGAACCGCTGGGGCAAATAGCACGGCGGCACCAAGTTTCTGAGGGGCTGATCTATCGGTGCGGGATAAGTTCGAAGGCGGCAAAGCGGCGTTAG